One genomic region from Torulaspora delbrueckii CBS 1146 chromosome 4, complete genome encodes:
- the ECM7 gene encoding Ecm7p (similar to Saccharomyces cerevisiae ECM7 (YLR443W); ancestral locus Anc_4.328) has product MRIGRILRFAEDLTAFETLVLWIRLISSALIIALGLAITIGPVTAPRTFRVAKFGTKSTDIIGGLFKELKEAVEVYGSTDVNNGVGLTTSEIFILTAYTASQINDVPQYIAVSIYGRCDISFNTTQALNKKGEVVEVRNSSMVEVCHRTGRDYVFDYREVLSQLGMDIVLVYAYDQEVSAPLGLSNTYNEYMKELRRKKVNMANLLISALVLEGAILILTLWYYTIKGRLINPLKERILGHTISLLSLVVFILGLTGTISLAWLALKLKNRIITELSVYGFTYGLGFTWFTCLWLFAFGILVSTLAWSGLEWCMSDVQQPYNDGTQNNILRYQTGVFTDAGDASSNNLSDDGESSDNHLRLTRSGGRNASVDSDSAEEVELQDIALYSSDDSDVNFKRTLNPSSTMYF; this is encoded by the coding sequence ATGCGAATCGGTCGGATTCTCAGGTTTGCGGAAGATCTGACGGCTTTTGAGACATTGGTGCTGTGGATTCGACTGATATCATCTGCACTAATTATAGCACTGGGTTTGGCTATAACAATTGGACCTGTAACCGCTCCTAGAACATTCAGGGTCGCTAAGTTTGGTACCAAGTCTACTGATATTATTGGTGGTCTCttcaaggaattgaaagaggCCGTTGAGGTGTATGGTTCAACAGATGTTAACAATGGTGTGGGCTTAACCACTTCAGAGATATTCATTCTTACAGCCTATACAGCCAGTCAGATCAATGATGTCCCACAGTATATTGCTGTTTCTATCTACGGAAGGTGCGATATCAGTTTCAATACAACGCAAGCACTCAATAAGAAGGGAGAAGTAGTGGAAGTGAggaactcttcaatggtAGAAGTCTGCCATCGTACGGGTCGCGATTATGTGTTCGATTACCGTGAAGTACTTTCACAGCTTGGTATGGATATTGTTCTAGTTTACGCCTACGATCAGGAGGTATCAGCACCATTGGGGTTGTCTAATACTTACAATGAGTATATGAAAGAACTGCGACGGAAGAAAGTTAATATGGCCAATCTATTGATCTCTGCCCTTGTCCTGGAAGGTGCCATTCTCATATTAACCCTGTGGTATTATACAATAAAGGGACGGCTCATAAATCCGTTGAAAGAGCGCATCCTTGGACATACAATATCACTTCTGTCGCTTGTTGTCTTTATTTTGGGGCTAACAGGTACGATAAGTTTGGCGTGGCTTGCACTTAAGCTAAAAAATAGGATTATAACTGAACTGAGTGTCTACGGTTTTACTTACGGCCTTGGGTTCACCTGGTTCACGTGCCTATGGCTCTTTGCATTCGGAATACTTGTATCCACGCTGGCTTGGTCGGGTCTTGAATGGTGCATGTCCGATGTTCAACAGCCCTACAACGATGGCACTCAAAATAACATCCTGCGGTACCAGACTGGAGTATTCACTGATGCTGGTGATGCTTCTAGTAACAATTTATCTGATGATGGAGAATCGTCCGATAATCATTTGCGACTCACGCGCAGTGGTGGAAGAAACGCTTCTGTGGATAGCGATAGCGCTGAAGAAGTGGAACTACAGGATATTGCATTGTACTCAAGTGATGACAGTGACgtcaatttcaagaggaCTTTAAACCCGTCATCGACCATgtatttttga